A single window of Culicoides brevitarsis isolate CSIRO-B50_1 chromosome 3, AGI_CSIRO_Cbre_v1, whole genome shotgun sequence DNA harbors:
- the LOC134833568 gene encoding toll-like receptor Tollo, which produces MMFMVGNLDAGHANVAQQEQLANQCKWEILNNSTGERVTAAEKRRGGDAFKFVCTIFAPFAGTRSVLAAIERAANIGFKERDFDKIHELTLECNSTSNNTADLLHFHANNNINAVDNSAEVVDIAFESIGKRLPNLREIHFTRCQVKRLPDLMFHGYFRETLTTLTIQSDASKSSQTTNLELYSGTFKGLDRLRHLNLAYNNIWSVPSYIFCMTPSLEHLNLSHNSLTELTQLEFGTNSNCTHQLKMLDVSFNKIIYIASNDLTSLTHLKTFFASNNALHEIYEHGLSGLAELETLDLTHNRLVALPAALFKNCCRNLRTLRLRNNSLSVLTPSIFDALLGLDELDLSFNYFTTTWINGFIFARLTELRVMLLANNSLQRIDEFLFYDLKKLETLELQNNEINVVHEKAFQHTTALKYLNFGFNRLRSLNGMGFPNGSALLQVSFSSNSITNVDQKFFRELKNLEDLNLSNNLLTELPSGLGFLTQLKSLDLGKNNIHTLDGKKFIGLERLLGLRMVDNYLTNLSHSALQHLPSLQILNLASNHLKHIDKQTFLRNTQIHVIRLNNNRLEVLPSGIFRHLRMLMWLDIGFNHLTEYNFHQNAPPTLQELNLQSNRLTHVHAFVHLPKNLIINLKDNRLERIERNAVRITNETNEVRDTGGEKIKLYLQGNPLICDCHTQWLRDANYDITTPQILDIQNVSCIIKRQLRQREENLMSIVDRYHTKFLCEYASHCTRQCYCCEFDACDCKFTCPPRCECFHDELWQLNIVDCGRAEYFDVPKHLPMDATDIYLDGNDMGMLGEHLFIGKKNLEVLFLNTSQITGINNRTFVGANKLKKLYLQNNFIKTIENAMFETLEHLRELYLESNLIESIPDERIFLNHSHLRIINLSSNQLKRLDFINRLPPSTILASAFFKDNPYDCTTCVDTSSSHTDIRRIIKLLRKICPMTKCEYILPPTNLLLPSSSSSSQHTEMQITSTDVFKREYLQLWAGILVAIIGTTFLLALACNFRANVVLYLYKRHKIRVYADPTVRLDVHKSCDATILFNTRDSEFIYRILSVQLENRGFDLEYQNNVLGPAENDIQVIDTFVACAETSRRIILILSANFLNTEYRNKTFQTALKNYLYRLDVRLRPYRLILVLSVPLEILLVDPVLEEMIRTCTVLFWGETQFWEKLNFAMPDATGRIGRTHKSPVSRKMLMQVSNNGTPTTMTKAKNAITNTTTVDIMPQMMPKTTNAAPPDNETDDNLSFSGLSQTQSYKFYNAQTYVNKATGHIYTTIDSAATESQVIKANNISDMTSNNNGLEVAASNKGSNGATCIRDIAMNGKAYYV; this is translated from the coding sequence atgatGTTTATGGTTGGGAATTTAGATGCCGGTCACGCAAATGTTGCACAGCAGGAGCAGCTAGCAAATCAATGCAAATGggaaatattgaataattctACCGGCGAGCGTGTTACCGCAGCAGAGAAGCGAAGAGGAGGCGATGCATTTAAATTTGTGTGTACAATATTTGCGCCATTTGCTGGCACTCGTTCCGTACTTGCGGCAATTGAACGAGCAGCGAACATCGGCTTTAAGGAACGTgatttcgataaaattcatGAACTTACGTTAGAATGTAATAGCACGAGTAACAACACCGCAGATTTGTTACATTTTCACGCGAATAATAACATTAACGCCGTCGATAATAGTGCCGAAGTCGTCGATATTGCCTTCGAAAGCATCGGTAAACGACTACCCAATTTGCGGGAAATCCATTTTACGCGATGTCAGGTGAAACGATTGCCCGATTTGATGTTTCACGGGTACTTTAGGGAGACATTAACTACCCTAACTATTCAATCTGACGCCTCAAAAAGTTCCCAAACGACAAATTTAGAACTCTATAGCGGCACATTCAAAGGATTAGATCGATTGCGACATTTAAATCTGGCCTATAACAACATCTGGAGCGTACCTTCATATATTTTCTGTATGACGCCATCGCTTGAACACTTGAATTTATCACACAATAGTCTCACGGAACTCACACAACTCGAATTTGGTACAAACTCTAATTGTACTCATCAGTTAAAAATGTTGGATGTGtcgtttaacaaaataatctaCATCGCGTCGAATGATTTAACGTCCCTAACTCATTTAAAGACGTTTTTTGCTTCGAATAATGCTCTTCACGAAATCTACGAGCACGGATTATCGGGACTTGCAGAGTTAGAGACTTTAGATTTGACTCATAATCGATTAGTAGCCTTGCCAGCTGCtctgttcaaaaattgttgtcGAAATTTGAGGACTTTAcgtttaagaaataattcgTTATCTGTATTGACCCCGAGTATTTTCGACgctttgcttggtttggatgaATTGGAtttgagttttaattattttacgacGACTTGGATCAATGGATTCATTTTTGCTCGTTTAACCGAGCTTCGGGTAATGCTTTTGGCGAATAACTCCCTTCAGCGGATTGatgagtttttgttttatgacCTGAAAAAGTTGGAAACGCTTGAGCTGCAGAATAATGAGATAAATGTCGTTCATGAAAAGGCATTTCAACATACAAcagctttgaaatatttgaattttggctTTAATCGACTGCGATCTTTGAATGGTATGGGATTCCCGAATGGAAGTGCCTTATTGCAAGTGTCGTTTTCGTCGAATAGCATTACCAATGTCGATCAAAAGTTCTTTCGGGAGCTGAAAAATTTGGAAGATTTGAATTTGTCGAATAATTTGCTCACGGAATTACCTTCGGGTTTGGGATTTTTGACACAATTGAAGTCGCTTGATTTAGGTAAGAATAATATTCACACGTTAGATGGCAAAAAATTCATCGGATTGGAGAGATTACTCGGCTTGCGGATGGTTGACAATTATTTAACGAATTTGTCGCATTCTGCCTTGCAGCATTTACCGTCGTTGCAAATACTGAATTTGGCTTCGAACCATCTCAAACACATCGATAAGCAAACATTTCTTCGCAACACGCAAATTCACGTGATACGCCTGAACAATAATCGATTAGAAGTGCTCCCATCCGGCATTTTTCGGCACTTGCGTATGCTGATGTGGCTCGATATCGGTTTTAATCATCTTACCGAATACAATTTTCACCAAAATGCTCCCCCCACGCTGCAAGAACTCAATTTGCAGAGTAATCGTCTCACACATGTGCATGCGTTCGTGCATTTACCGAagaatttgataattaatttaaaggatAATAGATTGGAAAGAATCGAACGGAATGCCGTACGCATAACGAATGAGACGAACGAGGTACGTGACACGGGcggagagaaaattaaattatatcttCAGGGCAATCCTTTGATATGTGACTGCCATACGCAATGGTTGCGCGATGCAAATTATGACATAACGACACCGCAAATTCTCGACATCCAAAATGTCTCGTGCATCATAAAGCGTCAACTGCGACAACGAGAGGAGAATTTAATGTCCATCGTGGATCGGTATCACACGAAATTCCTTTGCGAATATGCCTCGCATTGCACCCGGCAATGTTATTGTTGTGAATTTGATGCTTGTGATTGTAAATTTACCTGCCCTCCGCGCTGCGAATGCTTTCACGACGAGCTGTGGCAACTTAACATCGTCGATTGTGGTCGCGCCGAGTATTTCGATGTCCCGAAACACCTTCCCATGGATGCTACTGACATCTATCTCGATGGCAACGACATGGGAATGTTAGGCGAACATCTTTTCATCGGAAAAAAGAACTTGGAAGTACTTTTCTTGAACACATCTCAAATCACAGGCATCAATAATCGAACATTTGTGGGCGCAAACAAGCTGAAAAAACtctatttacaaaataatttcattaaaaccaTTGAAAATGCGATGTTTGAAACTCTCGAACACTTACGTGAGCTCTATCTCGAGAGCAATTTAATAGAATCCATACCCGATGAACGAATTTTCCTGAATCACTCACATCTCCGTATCATTAATCTCAGTAGTAATCAATTAAAACGCCTGGATTTCATAAATCGTCTTCCTCCGTCGACTATTTTGGCATCTGCCTTCTTCAAGGATAATCCGTACGATTGTACGACCTGCGTTGATACAAGTTCAAGCCATACCGATATCCGTCGCATAATTAAGTTACTCCGCAAAATTTGTCCGATGACGAAATGTGAGTATATATTACCGCcaactaatttattattaccatcgtcgtcgtcgtcgtcgcagcATACTGAGATGCAAATAACCTCTACGGACGTGTTCAAACGGGAGTATTTGCAGTTGTGGGCAGGGATATTGGTTGCCATCATCGGGACAACGTTCTTGTTGGCTCTTGCATGCAATTTTCGGGCAAATGTCGTCctttatttgtacaaaagacacaaaataCGGGTTTATGCGGACCCTACTGTACGCTTAGATGTGCACAAAAGCTGCGATGcgacaattttattcaatacgCGTGACTCGGAATTCATTTATCGCATTCTCAGTGTTCAACTTGAAAATCGGGGCTTCGATTTGGAGTatcaaaataatgttttgGGACCGGCGGAAAACGATATTCAAGTTATTGACACATTTGTAGCGTGTGCAGAGACAAGTAGACGTATTATCCTCATCTTATCCGCGAATTTCCTCAATACCGAATATCGGAACAAGACATTCCAAActgccttaaaaaattatttgtacagACTTGATGTGCGTTTACGTCCTTATCGCTTAATTTTAGTGCTTTCCGTCCCCTTGGAGATTCTCCTTGTCGACCCCGTGCTCGAAGAGATGATTCGAACTTGTACAGTTTTGTTTTGGGGTGAGACCCAATTTTgggaaaaactgaattttgcAATGCCTGATGCCACAGGAAGAATTGGGAGAACTCACAAATCGCCTGTGTCGCGGAAAATGTTGATGCAAGTCTCGAACAATGGGACACCAACCACAATGACAAAAGCGAAAAATGCAATAACCAACACAACGACAGTCGATATTATGCCACAAATGATGCCGAAAACAACAAATGCAGCGCCGCCCGATAATGAGACCGAcgataatttatcattttcaggaTTATCTCAGACGCAAtcgtataaattttataatgcaCAAACGTACGTGAACAAGGCAACGGGACACATTTACACGACAATAGATTCGGCAGCGACGGAATCACAAGTAATTAAAGCAAATAATATCTCCGATATgacaagtaataataatggatTGGAAGTTGCTGCCTCGAACAAAGGCAGTAACGGTGCAACTTGCATCAGAGATATCGCAATGAATGGCAAAGCTTATTATGTCTAA
- the LOC134833571 gene encoding zinc finger protein 761-like, whose product MIVHDAHQYICAHCGKAFHEKQSLRVHIVCHRELPETRRYKCDECEKSYTQKSSLTVHKKTQHDAEKVNFVCDYCGKGCASRGILRAHVKFVHEKVVVAVCPICEMEFVEKIRLTRHLKLHTGERSYRCDICNDTFSQPAQLFSHKYLHVTEKTFTCHICKKPFKRKDSLKTHIKLHQSHFKYRSKCTNETISNVKCRMSNV is encoded by the exons ATGATCG tgcACGACGCTCATCAATACATTTGTGCGCATTGTGGCAAGGCGTTCCATGAGAAACAATCGTTACGGGTTCACATTGTGTGTCACAGAGAGCTTCCCGAGACACGGCGGTACAAATGTGACGAATGCGAGAAAAGTTACACGCAAAAAAGTAGCTTGACAGTGCATAAAAAGACGCAACACGACGcagaaaaagtgaattttgtgTGCGATTATTGCGGAAAAGGATGTGCAAGTAGAGGAATTTTGAGGGCGCACGTGAAGTTTGTGCACGAAAAAGTGGTTGTTGCTGTTTGTCCGATTTGCGAAATggaatttgtggaaaaaattcGACTTACGAGACATTTGAAGTTGCATACGGGAGAAAGGAGTTATCGATGTGACATTt gcAACGACACTTTCAGTCAACCAGCTCAACTTTTCTCCCACAAATACCTTCATGTAACGGAAAAAACTTTCACATGTCACATTTGCAAGAAGCCATTTAAGCGAAAAGATTCCCTTAAAACTCACATAAAACTCCATCAGAGTCATTTCAA ATATCGCTCGAAATGCACGAACGAAACGATTTCGAATGTCAAGTGTCGAATGTCGAACGTCTGA